One Fuerstiella marisgermanici DNA window includes the following coding sequences:
- a CDS encoding PQQ-binding-like beta-propeller repeat protein, translated as MKTHWLALPLLAAIVVSGCAPPAAQNDMVEPEGGSGVGGGAPFEPDQEPLAEPELTEDSSEEAAAPAVDEKPDMQEPATTEEKPEAPKEEAPAKEDTAAATPKAEEAAATKVAIAKEEAAKEAAAEPKAAAAKPAPKEAAAGKSSGDWSMWGGDPSRNMVNSTTGISLDFEAAEDAKDGKNILWTATLGSQTYGNPIVAGGKVFVGTNNGGEYRENHKGDRGCVLCFNEEDGKFLWQLTREKLPQGRVNDWPEQGICSTPCIEDGRLYVATNRCELMCIDVEGFHDGENNGPYKDEADTEELDADIVWSLDMIEELGVFPHNLATSSPVIHGDLILLVTSNGVDEAHLEVPSPRAPCFIAVNKKTGEVVWEDNSPALDSKAPAPFNNILHGQWGSPAIGEVNGKAQVFMPGGDGVLYSYDVESGELIWWFDLNPKDSAWELGGRGTRNAIISTPVFKDGSIVLAVGQDPEHGEGVGHLFRIDATKKGDVSPMIADGESYKENPNSGQIWHYGGVDEDGSVTGEENGLIFRRTISTVAISDGLVYAPDLSGFLHCIDFKTGKQKWVFDTFAAVWGSPMVIDGHVLLGDEDGEMIILKAGDKLEEVATKTFNSSIYSTPTIANGRMYVSDRSRLYAIKIK; from the coding sequence ATGAAAACCCATTGGTTAGCGTTGCCGTTACTGGCGGCAATTGTTGTTTCCGGCTGTGCCCCGCCGGCCGCTCAAAATGATATGGTTGAGCCCGAAGGTGGCAGCGGCGTAGGCGGTGGAGCTCCGTTCGAACCGGATCAGGAGCCACTCGCCGAACCGGAACTTACAGAAGATTCGTCGGAAGAAGCTGCCGCACCGGCTGTCGACGAAAAGCCAGACATGCAGGAACCGGCCACGACCGAAGAAAAACCTGAGGCGCCGAAAGAAGAAGCCCCTGCCAAAGAAGACACGGCTGCCGCGACACCAAAGGCAGAAGAAGCGGCTGCCACCAAAGTAGCGATCGCAAAGGAAGAGGCTGCCAAAGAAGCGGCTGCCGAACCTAAAGCAGCCGCTGCAAAGCCGGCACCGAAAGAAGCGGCGGCAGGCAAGTCGTCTGGCGACTGGAGCATGTGGGGCGGTGACCCGTCGCGCAACATGGTTAACTCAACGACCGGCATTAGCTTGGATTTTGAGGCTGCCGAAGACGCGAAGGACGGCAAGAACATTCTTTGGACCGCCACTCTGGGATCTCAAACCTACGGCAATCCCATCGTCGCTGGCGGCAAGGTTTTTGTCGGCACCAACAACGGTGGTGAGTACCGCGAAAACCACAAGGGCGACCGCGGTTGCGTACTGTGCTTCAACGAAGAAGACGGCAAGTTCCTGTGGCAGCTGACTCGTGAAAAGCTGCCTCAGGGTCGAGTCAACGACTGGCCGGAGCAGGGCATCTGCTCGACTCCGTGCATCGAAGACGGCCGCTTGTACGTGGCAACCAATCGCTGCGAACTGATGTGTATCGACGTGGAAGGTTTCCACGATGGCGAGAACAATGGGCCGTACAAAGACGAAGCGGACACCGAGGAACTGGATGCAGATATTGTCTGGTCGCTCGACATGATCGAAGAACTGGGTGTGTTTCCTCACAACTTGGCAACAAGTTCACCCGTGATTCACGGCGACCTGATTCTGCTGGTCACCTCCAATGGTGTGGATGAAGCTCACCTTGAAGTACCGTCACCGCGAGCTCCCTGCTTTATCGCCGTCAACAAGAAGACTGGCGAAGTCGTTTGGGAAGACAATTCTCCAGCACTCGATTCGAAAGCTCCGGCACCGTTCAACAACATTCTGCACGGACAATGGGGTTCACCAGCCATCGGTGAAGTCAACGGCAAGGCTCAGGTCTTTATGCCCGGTGGCGACGGTGTGCTGTATTCGTACGATGTTGAATCCGGCGAGCTGATCTGGTGGTTTGACCTCAACCCGAAAGATTCCGCATGGGAACTGGGCGGTCGAGGAACTCGAAACGCAATTATCTCCACGCCTGTCTTCAAAGACGGCAGCATTGTTCTGGCCGTCGGTCAGGACCCGGAACACGGAGAAGGCGTCGGTCACTTGTTTCGCATCGATGCAACAAAGAAGGGTGACGTCAGCCCAATGATTGCTGATGGCGAGAGCTATAAAGAGAACCCAAACAGCGGTCAGATCTGGCACTATGGTGGCGTCGATGAGGACGGCAGCGTGACGGGCGAAGAAAACGGCCTTATCTTCCGTCGCACAATTTCCACCGTGGCAATCTCGGATGGTTTGGTCTATGCCCCAGACTTAAGTGGCTTTCTGCACTGCATCGACTTCAAGACCGGCAAGCAGAAATGGGTATTTGACACGTTCGCAGCGGTCTGGGGTTCACCAATGGTGATCGATGGCCACGTCCTACTGGGCGATGAGGACGGCGAAATGATCATTCTGAAGGCTGGCGATAAGCTTGAAGAAGTGGCCACCAAGACCTTCAATTCGTCAATCTACAGCACGCCGACAATCGCGAACGGCAGAATGTACGTTTCAGACAGGTCGCGTCTGTACGCCATCAAAATCAAATAG